The following are encoded together in the Chanodichthys erythropterus isolate Z2021 chromosome 16, ASM2448905v1, whole genome shotgun sequence genome:
- the crygn1 gene encoding gamma-crystallin N-A, with product MNRANSIRVESGAWVCFDHPDFKGQQYMLEKGEYPEFQRWNAHNDHMGSCKPIKMHGEHYRMELFEGPNFTGQCVELCDDCPFLQSTGFSQNCLNSIKVYGDGAWVMYEEPNYRGRMYIVERGNYCSFMEWQAENPNIQSIRKVVNYF from the exons ATGAACAGGGCGAACTCCATCCGTGTGGAGAGCGGGGCTTGGGTGTGTTTTGACCATCCCGATTTCAAGGGACAGCAGTACATGCTGGAGAAAGGAGAGTATCCAGAATTCCAGCGCTGGAATGCTCACAATGATCACATGGGCTCCTGCAAGCCAATCAAAATG CACGGGGAGCACTACAGGATGGAGCTTTTTGAGGGTCCGAACTTCACTGGTCAGTGTGTTGAACTGTGTGATGACTGTCCCTTCCTCCAGAGCACTGGATTCAGCCAGAACTGCCTCAACTCCATTAAAGTCTACGGAGACGGAGC TTGGGTCATGTATGAAGAGCCGAACTATCGTGGCCGCATGTACATCGTGGAAAGAGGAAACTACTGCTCATTTATGGAGTGGCAAGCTGAGAATCCCAACATCCAGTCTATCCGCAAAGTGGTCAATTATTTCTAA
- the LOC137002929 gene encoding cytotoxin 6-like, protein MMKTLLVALVLALMLNYGSALKCNHCVPQSGTRCTPSQETCGFGKDACIAARFNFPPFMGFRRCGSMTECLLLQSNTAMKITCCQSDLCNNVIF, encoded by the exons ATGATGAAGACTTTGCTGGTGGCTCTTGTTCTTGCTCTGATGTTGAACTATG GATCTGCACTGAAATGCAACCACTGCGTTCCTCAGTCTGGAACACGCTGCACTCCATCTCAAGAGACATGTGGCTTCGGAAAAGATGCCTGTATAGCGGCCAGATTCAACTTCCCTCCCT TCATGGGCTTTCGGAGATGCGGCAGTATGACAGAGTGTCTTCTTCTCCAGAGTAACACCGCCATGAAGATTACATGCTGCCAGTCGGACCTCTGCAATAACGTCATCTTTTAG
- the LOC137002883 gene encoding CD59 glycoprotein-like, which produces MMKVLLLALVLTLVLANGSALKCNRCVPARPGGSCVTTKETCGYGQDACVSARFTTYPFSYFRRCSKMGDCLILQSSPSITARCCQTDLCN; this is translated from the exons aTGATGAAGGTTCTGCTGCTGGCTCTTGTTCTCACCCTGGTGTTGGCGAATG GCTCTGCCCTGAAATGTAACAGGTGTGTCCCTGCCAGACCAGGAGGAAGTTGTGTGACCACCAAGGAGACGTGTGGCTATGGACAAGATGCCTGTGTATCTGCCAGATTCACCACATATCCCT TTTCCTACTTCCGGAGGTGCAGTAAAATGGGAGATTGCTTGATTCTTCAGTCCAGCCCTTCTATTACAGCCAGGTGCTGTCAGACGGACCTGTGCAACTAA
- the ly97.3 gene encoding CD59 glycoprotein, with the protein MRFLILAVVLMLVVAGGTALDCHHCTPAKAGGACEVTAVTCPPEKDACAAAKFRRSPYGHFQKCMSMSDCEMQKQNAYINIKCCQKDFCNTFD; encoded by the exons ATGAGGTTCCTCATACTGGCTGTTGTTCTCATGCTGGTCGTAGCAGGCG GCACGGCCCTGGACTGCCACCACTGCACCCCAGCTAAAGCAGGAGGGGCCTGTGAGGTCACCGCAGTAACCTGCCCACCGGAGAAAGACGCATGTGCTGCTGCCAAGTTTCGCAGAAGTCCAT ACGGTCATTTCCAAAAGTGCATGTCCATGTCAGACTGTGAGATGCAGAAACAGAACGCCTACATCAACATCAAGTGCTGCCAGAAGGACTTCTGCAATACCTTTGACTGA